The genomic DNA CGTTCGGCGCGGCACTGCCTGCCTATTCTTCCAGCCTGAACGTCTATGACTCCGAGGGCAACGATCACGACCTGACAGTCTATTTCGATCCGGTCCCGGCCTCAGCCATGTCCAATGCCACACCGGGATACAGCTACTGGGAATACGTCGTGGCACTGCCTGCGGATGCCGATGGATCCGGCGCATACGGCACGTCATCCGCCGGTCTGGCCGGAATCGGCGTCATGGCATTCAACGGCAACGGCCAAATCGCCGAGCACTCGGCTTATTCCGTGGGAGCCGGCGGCACCAAGAATCTCAGCAGTTGGGAACCCGCTTCATTCAGTTCAGCAGGACATCCGCAATTCCAGTTCACATTCGGCAGCAACGGTTCTGCCGTAGGCAGTATGGAATCAGTCGAACTCAACTTCGGCCTCAGCTCGACCTCCTCTTCCTGGGTCGCAGGCGGAGGTAATGCCGACACCATCGGTCGAAATGCAGGCAATCTTCTTGAAATGGCTGATCTTGATCGCGACCTGCGTTCTTCCACCAGCTTCGACTCAGGATCAGCCACCCTGTTTGAAGAACAGGACGGTTTTGCTTCAGGGTATCTGCAAAGCCTGAGCATCAACAGGGAGGGTGCCATTGAAGGCAACTTCAGTAATGGCCAGACCGAAGAGCTTTACGTCATTGCCATGTACCGGTTCAACAGCGACTGGGGCCTGCGGCGCGCCGGCAACAACAACTTCGTAGCGACAGAAGCCTCGGGCGCAGCGGTTGCCGGAAGGGCCGAAGTCAACGGACGCGGAACCTTCCAGCAGAACACGCTGGAGCGAAGCAACGTGGACATGGCGGAAGAATTCGCCAACATGATCCTGACCCAACGTGGGTATCAGGCCAACACAAAGGTCATCACCACATCAGACACACTGCTGAACACCACCATCAACATCAAGCGTTAACCGAACAGGAATACAGCAAACCAAGATCGCCGCCGGAATCTTACCGGCGGCGTTTTTTTTGAAACACCATTCACGGCAGCATCCTTGAATTCCCCCTGTAAACGGGATAGAGACACGGAAACGTCCGGCAAGCAAGGAGTTCACCCGTGACAGAGAGTGCAAAACGTTCCGACCAAGAGATTCTTTCCCTGATCGGAGAAGTGGAAAACGAGGCTGCCGGAGGAGCAGAGGCACTGTTCATGGCCGCCATGCTCGCAGACTCCCCCCTGCCCTATGATTTCGCCCTGTCCAGCGAAGGCGCGCTCCACAATCCGTCACTCATCAGTCCCGCAGCCGCCTTTTTCGCGGCCACAGCCACCATCGACCCGCTCGTGACCCGTACCCTCATCGAATCCGACGCCGATGCCCAGACATTCCAGCTTTGCGAAGACGTGCGTGAAACCCTGCTGGGTTCGCTGACCGACGATGACCGGGACGAATGGGCCGGACGCGCTGTATACGCCCTGAACCTCATCCTGCCCGATGCCGAGCCGCAGAACTGGCCCACCGTTGAATGGCTCATGCCGCACATTCACGCCTGCCGCGATCTCGTCACCACGCTGGGCATCAATTCCCCCGCCGCCAACCGGGTGTTGCATCAGGCCGGTTTCTCCCTCTACCATCAGAACAGGCATGCAGAAGCCGCCGACCTGCTCGATTTGGCGCTGACGGTCGACGTTGCCATCAAGGGAAAGGCACACCCCGACATCCCCGCCGACCTTGAAGGCATCGGTACCGTACTCTGGGCCGGAGGGCAGTACGACAAGGCCGAAGCCGCCTTTGCCGCCTGCCTTGAACTGCAAAAGGAAATTTTCACTGAAGACAACCCGGTCTGTGCGCCCATTCTCAATTCGCTGGCTGTCGTGCGTCAGGCACAGGGAAAGTTGGCCGAGGCCGAAGACTCTTTCAAGGAATGCCTCCGCATCCTGACACAGACCCACGGGGAAGGACACCCGGCCATTGCCTCGTGTCTGAGCAATCTGGCCCTGCTGTATGAGGCCATGAACCGCCCGGAAGACGCCCTGCGCCTTGCCCTGCGCTCGCTTGAAATCACCTCTCAGGTCTACGGAAACGAACACCCCGAGGTCGCGTCCGACCACAATACCGTGGCGCTTCTCCATGACGCGCTCGGCAACCTCGACAAGGCGGAAGAACACTTCCGCAAGGGCCTCGCCATCCGGGAAAAGGCCTACGGGGTGGAACACCCGGAAACTGGCCAGTCCATGTGCAATCTGGCCCTGCTCCTCGACCATGGGGGCAGGCACGAAGAGGCCGCCGTGCTCTACGAAAAGGGACTCGCCATCTATGAAGCGGCCCTCGGCCCGAATCATCCGCTCATGGAGACCGCGCTGGACAACTACCTCGCCCTGCTCGAAAAGACCGGAGGCCGTCCGGCATCGGATTCCCTACGCCAGCGCGCCGAAGCCAAGCTTCGGGAAATCGTCGAACGGGCCAAGTAACCGACATGCCGACCTTCACAGCCATAGGCCTCGGGGAAATCCTCTGGGACATCCTTCCCGACGACAGAAAACTCGGCGGCGCACCCGCCAATTTCGCCTATCACGTCAACAGCCTCGGCGGCACGGGCATCCCGGTCTCGCGCATCGGGGATGACGACCTTGGCCGCGAAACACTGGACGAACTGTCACGCCACGGCATTTCCACCGACTTCATCACCATCGACCAGGAGCACCTGACCGGAACCGTTGATGCCGAAATCGATTCCAGCGGCGGAGCCACCTATGTCTTTCCCGATGATGTCGCGTGGGACCACCTTGCCTGTGACGACCAGACCGAGAAACTCGCCGCCAGTGCCGATGCCGTCTGTTTCGGCACCCTTGCCCAGCGCAGCCCGATTTCACGCAGGGCCATCCACGGATTTCTCGAAGCCGCACCGCAGGCCCTCAAGGTTTACGACATCAACCTGCGCCAGAATTTCTACGACCAGAAACGCATTCACACGTCCCTTGAAATGGCCGACGTTCTCAAGATCAACGACGAGGAACTCGCCATCGTCACCGGCATGTTCGGGCTTCCCGGCGAGGACCGGACCGCTCTCCGGGAACTCAGTGGCCGCTACGGTCTCCGGCTGGCCGTCCTGACTCGCGGCGCGGACGGCAGCCTCATCCTGTCACCGGACGCCGAATCGAATCTTCCGGGCGCACCCGTCGACATCATCGACACCATCGGGGCTGGCGATTCCTTTACCGCCGCCATGACGCTCGCCCATCTCCACGGCATGCCGCTGGACGACATGCACCGTTACGCCGCACAGGTCGCCGCCTTTGTCTGCGGTCAGGCAGGAGCCATGCCGATACTCCCCGCCCATCTACGCATCCGCTGATTTTTTCGATTCCATCGTTATAAACATCCTCCCCGCCTTGTCTTTCCACCAAGAGATGCTTACACTCTAGAACATGACTAGAAAATTCGATCCCGAATTGCTGTATGTGGAATGCAGCCAGTGCGGCCAGCCGGTCCTCTGGAAGCGCGGCATGACAACCAAACTGCTCAGCATGGCGGACATTGATCCCGCATCACTGGATGAACGATGCGTCATCATGTCCGAAGGCTGTCCAGCGTGTCAGCCCGGTGAAACGTCTTTTACAACCCAGGTCATACGCCTGAACCGCGAAAAGGAAGGCAGAAAGCCCATGCCCGCCGTCGCCAATTAGGCCGACGGTTCGACAAATCACGCAACAAAGCGTCTGCGACTCAGCCCCCTGAGGCTGAAGGCAGACGCTTTTGCTTTTGTGCGAATGAATGAGGGGCTAGCTCGCAACGACCCTGTTGCGCCCGGTTTCCTTGGCCTGATACAGGGCTTCGTCAGCACGCTTGACCAATGCATCGGCGCTCTCTCCAGTCAGATGGATAGCCACGCCAAAACTTGAGGTTATCTGGCGAGGCACGCCGGTAAAGAAGAACTCCGCCACGGCTTCGCGCAGACGCTCGGCAACCCCTGTGGCATGGGCCATGTCCGAACGCACGGACAGCACCATGAACTCTTCGCCACCCCACCGTGCGAGCGTGTCCTTTTCTCGGATATTGTCCCGCACCAGAGCGGATATCTCGCGCAGGACAGCATCCCCCACGTCATGCCCGTACGTGTCGTTGATGGACTTGAAGTGGTCGATGTCGAACATGACCAGCGAAAACGGTTGGCCCGAAGCAGAGGCCTGCCCCACCAGACGCAGAAAACTGCGCCGATTGAGCGCCTTGGTCAGCGGATCGGTCGAGGCTTCGTCTTCAAGGTGGGCACGCTCGTCCTCAAGGCTACTGACGTCCTGAAAGGAGAACAGGCGCAGGTCGGAGCCGGGAAACTGGTTGAAGGTAACAGCAAAGGTGTTGGGCCGGGAATCGGGATGACGCGGGTTTTCTATGTGCATGATGTGATCGCGGTCCAGTGGGTCATCCACGATGGCGCGTATCCACTCCTCGGGATGCCCTTCGTATTCCGTATCGTTGATCTGCGTAATGAAATCTTCCAGCCCCATGTCCACCATGGACATGTCATCAAAATCCTCATACCCGAGATAGTCGGCCAGCCGCCGGTTCATGTAGGAAACATTGAGTCCGTCCACGAGCACTGCCGGGACCGGGAAAAAATCCAGCAACTGCCGTAGGGAATAATCCGCCTGCGCCATGCGCCGTGCCATGGCGATATCACGGGCGCACT from uncultured Pseudodesulfovibrio sp. includes the following:
- a CDS encoding flagellar hook protein FlgE; amino-acid sequence: MSFSSMYVGATGVIAHGDRMQVVANNLANVSTVGYKKADALFSDLMSKQAATTGGQYQGGACFNSQIGTGVAVAEIRNIFQEGGLQNTNTNTDIAITGQGFFGTRNTHQSGSAGATHYTRAGAFRFNNEAYMVDPHDFRLQGYEVDRETGQIATNLSDIQLPYEDTIIDGQEVRVVRSEPKATSSVEMLVTLDAKASDQYQSYSNPFFALLEGYDGTLESGKPFGAALPAYSSSLNVYDSEGNDHDLTVYFDPVPASAMSNATPGYSYWEYVVALPADADGSGAYGTSSAGLAGIGVMAFNGNGQIAEHSAYSVGAGGTKNLSSWEPASFSSAGHPQFQFTFGSNGSAVGSMESVELNFGLSSTSSSWVAGGGNADTIGRNAGNLLEMADLDRDLRSSTSFDSGSATLFEEQDGFASGYLQSLSINREGAIEGNFSNGQTEELYVIAMYRFNSDWGLRRAGNNNFVATEASGAAVAGRAEVNGRGTFQQNTLERSNVDMAEEFANMILTQRGYQANTKVITTSDTLLNTTINIKR
- a CDS encoding tetratricopeptide repeat protein, coding for MTESAKRSDQEILSLIGEVENEAAGGAEALFMAAMLADSPLPYDFALSSEGALHNPSLISPAAAFFAATATIDPLVTRTLIESDADAQTFQLCEDVRETLLGSLTDDDRDEWAGRAVYALNLILPDAEPQNWPTVEWLMPHIHACRDLVTTLGINSPAANRVLHQAGFSLYHQNRHAEAADLLDLALTVDVAIKGKAHPDIPADLEGIGTVLWAGGQYDKAEAAFAACLELQKEIFTEDNPVCAPILNSLAVVRQAQGKLAEAEDSFKECLRILTQTHGEGHPAIASCLSNLALLYEAMNRPEDALRLALRSLEITSQVYGNEHPEVASDHNTVALLHDALGNLDKAEEHFRKGLAIREKAYGVEHPETGQSMCNLALLLDHGGRHEEAAVLYEKGLAIYEAALGPNHPLMETALDNYLALLEKTGGRPASDSLRQRAEAKLREIVERAK
- a CDS encoding carbohydrate kinase; amino-acid sequence: MPTFTAIGLGEILWDILPDDRKLGGAPANFAYHVNSLGGTGIPVSRIGDDDLGRETLDELSRHGISTDFITIDQEHLTGTVDAEIDSSGGATYVFPDDVAWDHLACDDQTEKLAASADAVCFGTLAQRSPISRRAIHGFLEAAPQALKVYDINLRQNFYDQKRIHTSLEMADVLKINDEELAIVTGMFGLPGEDRTALRELSGRYGLRLAVLTRGADGSLILSPDAESNLPGAPVDIIDTIGAGDSFTAAMTLAHLHGMPLDDMHRYAAQVAAFVCGQAGAMPILPAHLRIR
- a CDS encoding diguanylate cyclase, coding for MRTKRRKLSILIAQQEDYERERMVRLLAKGSIQVHSARDGREALEILNDHEPDILVTDIALRKISGLELVKKARSESPDIKVIVAFGPYSPKELVEAVEFDVDAFLRLPVDGSRLRGAVMKCARDIAMARRMAQADYSLRQLLDFFPVPAVLVDGLNVSYMNRRLADYLGYEDFDDMSMVDMGLEDFITQINDTEYEGHPEEWIRAIVDDPLDRDHIMHIENPRHPDSRPNTFAVTFNQFPGSDLRLFSFQDVSSLEDERAHLEDEASTDPLTKALNRRSFLRLVGQASASGQPFSLVMFDIDHFKSINDTYGHDVGDAVLREISALVRDNIREKDTLARWGGEEFMVLSVRSDMAHATGVAERLREAVAEFFFTGVPRQITSSFGVAIHLTGESADALVKRADEALYQAKETGRNRVVAS